One stretch of Haladaptatus sp. R4 DNA includes these proteins:
- a CDS encoding VOC family protein has protein sequence MSGTFDHVMMRVEDLDESLDWYQTHLGYEEKSRWEADTFTNVHLGPEDVHEDGATLELTYNHDGRSYEMGDAWGHIAVRVEDVYDAYEELMDAGVEDYRDPDSCGGRYAFVKDPDGHEIEIVQRDHGARWSIDHTMIRVEDADDALGFWTRKFEYVHTGRWESDTFANYFMKPEDAPEEAMAVELTYNYDGRSYELGDAWGHFAVRVDDLRDDWDTLMEREAVDYRDPESCDDRYAFTKDQDGHEIELIEN, from the coding sequence ATGAGCGGGACATTCGACCACGTAATGATGCGTGTAGAGGATTTGGACGAATCGCTCGACTGGTACCAGACGCACCTCGGATACGAGGAGAAAAGCCGGTGGGAGGCGGATACGTTCACGAACGTCCACCTCGGTCCCGAAGACGTACACGAGGACGGGGCGACACTCGAACTGACGTACAACCACGACGGCCGTTCCTACGAGATGGGCGACGCGTGGGGTCACATCGCGGTCCGCGTCGAGGACGTGTACGACGCCTACGAGGAACTGATGGACGCCGGTGTGGAGGATTACCGCGACCCCGATTCCTGCGGTGGTCGCTACGCGTTCGTCAAGGACCCCGACGGACACGAGATCGAAATCGTTCAGCGCGACCACGGTGCTCGCTGGAGTATCGACCACACCATGATCCGTGTCGAGGACGCCGACGACGCGCTCGGGTTCTGGACGCGTAAGTTCGAATACGTGCACACGGGGCGATGGGAGTCGGACACGTTCGCCAACTACTTCATGAAGCCCGAGGACGCCCCCGAAGAGGCGATGGCGGTGGAACTGACGTACAACTACGACGGCCGTTCCTACGAACTGGGCGACGCGTGGGGTCACTTCGCGGTGCGCGTGGACGACCTGCGCGACGACTGGGATACCCTGATGGAGCGCGAGGCAGTGGACTACCGCGACCCGGAATCGTGCGACGACAGGTACGCGTTCACCAAGGATCAGGACGGACACGAGATCGAACTCATCGAGAACTGA
- a CDS encoding BGTF surface domain-containing protein: MTGNNSKVRSLALTAMLVLSVFAGTMAFAGTAAATTHSASDGDDTLSNGGTYFQGEQLFISNSTQNSSGNQNLDSSDTTYEVRTNDDDETLSSAGSVGDNGNILLDTSALDKGKYFIEDQDNNKIASFEIVEQDLSASFDDDSVVNSDTDTNATTLTLKSPKRPSYKVNVSADDLSWEDLQDVFGSAVTDTYKDDDIVTISGSTSEDVNAQFGSIDAGTYNFTFNVVDTEASSEASITVDKAGDKTATFVNEESTPRGDIANITINLDNTDTAYVQIGSFADSNFQSNLNVTDSDDDGQVVLNLNTFNTNNASVNYVTEGDGTKITGRNSSVLSSEPLASGNYDLAVSTTGWETQSDNNGMDVAKSPSDKTQLRISDRSTDSISTWIQPQSVDTHDDVADMTDTVTQRSTVAGSDNVVLKVDATGIYGAIDNSDLESQQNMSLTLEETGDNVEKNTEADTLSASDFTIVPDGDNGTFYAVISADELADADGADGYGDWKATFTVDENYVLNGDDEDQSVSTTFTYEEQDTSLNGGEDFQAPKGNSTVSGKTNLAPGTELSVVADSNIFYIPQDVTVNDDGTFSAKYNFDRDDVDNGTEFSVYVSSDEDNTKIGGVVNADMNDGTTTTTTTTSSTTTTTTSSTDTTTTSSTDTTTSTTSSSETTTSSTSTSTSSNDDGQPGFGVAVSVVALLAAALLALRREN, translated from the coding sequence ATGACAGGAAATAACTCAAAGGTTCGCAGCCTCGCCCTGACCGCGATGCTCGTGCTGTCGGTCTTCGCCGGCACCATGGCGTTCGCAGGCACGGCTGCTGCTACGACCCACTCCGCAAGCGACGGTGACGACACACTGTCGAACGGAGGAACCTACTTCCAAGGTGAACAGCTATTCATTTCGAACAGCACACAGAACAGCAGCGGAAACCAGAACCTCGACTCCAGCGACACGACGTACGAGGTTCGAACCAACGATGACGACGAAACCCTGAGCAGTGCAGGATCTGTCGGAGATAACGGTAACATTCTCCTCGACACGAGCGCACTCGACAAGGGGAAGTACTTCATCGAGGACCAAGACAACAACAAGATCGCTTCGTTCGAAATCGTCGAGCAGGACCTCAGTGCCAGCTTCGATGACGACTCCGTTGTGAACTCGGACACGGACACGAACGCGACGACGCTGACGCTCAAATCCCCGAAGCGTCCGAGCTACAAGGTTAACGTCTCGGCGGACGACCTTTCGTGGGAGGATCTTCAGGACGTATTCGGTAGCGCAGTTACCGACACGTACAAGGACGACGATATTGTCACAATCAGCGGCAGCACCTCGGAAGATGTCAACGCTCAATTCGGCAGCATCGACGCCGGTACGTACAACTTCACGTTCAATGTTGTCGACACCGAAGCTTCGTCGGAAGCCTCGATCACCGTGGACAAGGCTGGCGACAAGACGGCGACCTTCGTGAACGAAGAGTCCACCCCTCGCGGTGACATCGCCAACATCACGATCAACCTCGACAATACCGACACCGCATACGTTCAGATTGGAAGCTTCGCAGATTCCAACTTCCAGTCGAACCTCAACGTCACGGACTCTGACGACGACGGTCAAGTGGTTCTCAACCTCAACACGTTCAACACGAACAACGCAAGCGTCAACTACGTTACTGAAGGAGACGGAACGAAGATTACGGGCCGTAACTCCTCAGTGCTTAGCTCCGAACCGCTCGCCTCTGGAAACTACGACCTCGCCGTCAGCACGACTGGCTGGGAAACCCAGAGCGACAACAACGGAATGGACGTTGCGAAGAGTCCCTCGGACAAGACGCAGCTCCGTATCAGCGACCGCTCGACCGACTCGATCAGCACGTGGATCCAGCCCCAGAGCGTTGACACCCACGATGACGTTGCAGACATGACGGACACCGTCACGCAGCGTAGCACCGTCGCAGGTAGCGACAACGTCGTCCTCAAGGTCGACGCAACCGGTATCTACGGTGCAATCGATAACAGCGACCTCGAATCGCAGCAGAACATGTCGCTGACGCTCGAAGAGACCGGCGACAACGTCGAGAAGAACACCGAGGCAGACACGCTCAGTGCCAGCGACTTCACCATCGTCCCTGACGGTGACAACGGCACGTTCTACGCGGTCATCTCGGCAGACGAACTCGCAGATGCGGACGGTGCAGATGGCTACGGCGACTGGAAGGCGACGTTCACCGTCGACGAGAACTACGTTCTCAACGGCGATGACGAGGACCAGTCCGTCTCCACCACCTTCACGTACGAAGAGCAGGACACTTCGCTGAACGGCGGCGAAGACTTCCAGGCTCCGAAGGGTAACTCCACCGTCTCCGGTAAGACGAACCTCGCACCGGGTACGGAACTCAGCGTTGTTGCCGACAGCAACATCTTCTACATCCCACAAGATGTGACCGTCAACGACGACGGTACGTTCTCGGCGAAGTACAACTTCGACCGCGATGACGTCGACAACGGCACCGAGTTCTCCGTCTACGTCAGCAGTGACGAAGACAACACCAAGATCGGTGGTGTCGTGAACGCTGACATGAACGACGGCACGACGACCACGACCACGACGACGTCGTCCACGACGACCACGACGACGTCCTCGACGGACACGACCACGACGTCTTCGACGGACACGACGACGTCCACGACGTCCTCGTCCGAGACGACGACGTCCTCGACCTCGACCTCGACCTCGTCGAACGACGACGGTCAGCCTGGTTTCGGCGTCGCAGTCTCCGTCGTTGCACTCCTCGCCGCTGCGCTCCTCGCGCTCCGCCGAGAGAACTAA